The DNA region CGCATATTGCCGCTTGCATGGTAGAAAATGGGATTCCTCTAGATGCGCCTCCAGTATTGGGCATTGCTTTAGATGGTTTAGGTTATGGTGATGATGGTACACTCTGGGGCGGAGAATTTATTTTAGCAGATTATCGGAAATTTCAGCGACTAGCAACATTTAAACCAGTAGCAATGATTGGTGGTGAACAAGCCATTTATCAGCCTTGGCGTAATACTTATGCACAATTAATAGCTGCTAATCTTTGGGATGACTGCCGACAACAGTATGCTGATTTAGAAATCGTAAAATTTCTGGAAAGCAAGCCACTCAAACTACTCAATCAACTTATTGATAAAAGAATTAACTCTCCTCCAGCGTCTTCCGTGGGGCGATTGTTCGATGCAGTGGCGGCGGCTATCGGTATTTATAGAGATGAATGTAGCTATGAAGGACAAGCTGCGATCGCACTTGAAGCTATAGTAGATGTTAGCAGCTTAAATAATGATGAAGAAACGCTAATATACCCTTTTAGTTTTAGCATTTCAGATAGTATTTACTGTATAGACCTGCGTCCAATGTGGCAAGCCTTACTCCATGACTTACAGCAGCAGATTCCCCAACCAGTTATGGCTGCCAAATTTCACAAAGGTTTAGCTAAAGCAATTGTGCAAATGGTTAAACATCTTTCTCGAGAAAATCTGATTTCTCAGGTAGCCCTAACAGGAGGAGTATTCCAAAATTGTATATTGTTACAGCAAGTTACCAAACAATTAGAAAAATTGGGAATAAAAGTACTCACTCATAGCTTAGTTCCAGCTAACGACGGCGGCTTATCTTTAGGACAAGCAGTTATTGGAGCAGCACAATTAATACACAAGTATTGATATTTGAAAAAACTCAGAAATAATTCTCTCTGTGTTCTTTGCGCCTCTGCGGTTAGTTTATCTTCAAAATAAAAAAATGTGCTTAGGAATCCCCGGACAAATTGTAGAAATTACCAACGCTAACCATAAACTAGCCCTAGTTAACATTGGTGGTGTGAAGCGCGAAGTAAATATTGCCTGCATTGTAGATGAACAACATCCCCCCGAAGCTTGTATTGGTGATTGGGTGCTAGTACATGTTGGCTTTGCCATGAATCGAATTAACGAACAAGAAGCAGCAGAAACATTACAACTATTCCAAGAATTAGCAGCAGCACAAGCAGGAATTAATACTTGTACCAATTCTGTATGAAGATGTGCCTATAGTGTAAAAAATAAAGAACGAACCGCCAAGAGCGCCAAGAACGCCTTCGCGAAGCGTCTCGAAGAGAAGAAATAAGAAATTAAGAGATTTAGCGCAGCTTCACAAAGAAATAGTATTAAATAATAGACTTTTCTTGTCTCACGTAAAGAAAGGGTTTAAAACTCATCTCTTTCTTCCTTGGCGTTCTTGGCGTCTTGGCGGTTCGTAAAAAACTCCCCACCACAAAAGCAAAATTAACTATTCCCCAATCCTTATGAAATATGTTGACGAATTCCGCGAACCGGAAAAAGCTGAAGCCTTACGCCGCGAAATCGCCAAATTATGCAACCAGCTAGAAAAACCCATCAAAATCATGGAAGTATGTGGCGGACATACCCATTCCATTTTTAAATATGGTATCGAAGAAATATTACCCCAAACCATCGAACTAATTCATGGGCCTGGTTGTCCAGTATGCGTTATGCCAAAAGGGAGATTAGATGATGCGATCGCAATCTCTCAAAATCATAACGTCATTTTTGCCACCTTTGGCGATGCAATGCGAGTTCCCGGTTCCAAAACCACTTTACTGCAAGCTAGGGCGCAAGGTGCAGACATCCGTATGGTGTACTCTCCCTTAGATAGCCTGCAAATTGCCAAAGATAACCCCGATAAAGAAGTAATCTTCTTCGCATTAGGCTTTGAAACCACAGCCCCCAGCACCGCCTTCACCATTTTGCAAGCAGCAGCCGAAGAAATTCATAACTTTAGTATGTTTTCCAATCACGTTCTCGTGATTCCCGCCCTCAAAGCACTGCTAGATAATCCCGATTTACAACTAGATGGATTTGTTGGCCCTGGTCATGTCAGCATGGTAATTGGCAGTGACCCATATCAATTTATTTCTCAACAATATAATAAGCCAATAGTCATCTCAGGATTTGAACCCTTAGATATTCTCCAATCAATTTGGATGCTATTGCAACAGCTAGTAGAAAATCGTTGCGAAGTCGAAAATCAATATAACCGAATTGTCCAAAAAAGCGGAAACACAGTAGCCCTGCAAGCCATAAATAAAGTTTTTGCCATCCGAGATAGTTTTGATTGGCGCGGCTTAGGTGATATTCCTTATTCAGGATTAAAAATTAAACCTGAATATGCCCAATTTGATGCCGAACTTAAATTTACCATTCCTAACCTCAAAGTAGCCGACCATAAAGCTTGTAAATGTGGAGAAATTCTCAAAGGAGTCTTAAAACCTTGGGAGTGTAAAGTATTCGGTACAGCTTGCACACCAGAAACACCAATCGGCACTTGCATGGTATCTTCCGAAGGCGCTTGTGCAGCCTATTACAAATATGGGCGACTCTCCACCATTGCCAAAAGAACAATCACCCAAAAACCAAAAATAACTCAAGAACCTCTCCCCGCTTGCGGCTTCTCCTCAGACTTATAATACTCCGCGTACCTCTGCGCTTCCCTCTGCGTTCCTTTGCGTTAAAAAAATTTTTAATATGAACATTTCCCCCACAAACCCAATACAAAATCCCCTATTCCAAAAAATAGAACAAGTCCGCCGTCGCCAAGCAAAACTGCAAGACACTCATATAACTCTCGCACATGGTAGCGGTGGTAAAGCCATGCGTGATTTAATAGACGAAATCTTTATCAGCAATTTTGATAACCCCATTCTCTCACAACTAGAAGACCAAGCCAGCTTCAACCTAACCCCTCTCCTCCAACAAGGAGACAGACTCGCATTTACAACAGATTCTTATGTTGTAGACCCGTTATTTTTCCCTGGTAGTGATATAGGAGAATTAGCTATAAACGGTACAGTTAATGATTTAGCTGTAAGCGGTGCAAAACCTCTATATTTAACTTGTAGCGTAATTTTAGAAGAAGGATTACCTGTAGAAACCTTACGCCGTGTTGCAGCCAGTATGAAAACAGCCGCAGAAAAAGCGGGTATTCAAATTGTTACTGGTGACACAAAAGTTGTACATCGTGGTGCTGCCGATAAACTCTTTATTAACACTGCTGGTATTGGTATCATCCCGCGAGGAGTTAACATTTCCGCCCAGAATATTAAACCCGGAGATGCAATAATAATTAATGGTGAAATAGGCAATCATGGTACAGCAATTTTAATTGCCCGTGGGGAATTAGCTTTAGACACTAATATTGAAAGTGACTGTCAGCCGTTGCATAGTTTAGTAGAAACTATTCTCCATACATGTCCTCAAATTCATGCTATGCGAGATGCTACACGCGGTGGTTTAGCCACAGTACTAAATGAATTTGCTCTCAGTTCAAATGTAGGAATCCGTCTATACGAAGAATTTATCCCGGTGCGGGAAGAAGTCAACGGAGTTTGCGAAATTCTCGGTTTAGACCCGTTGTATTTAGCTAATGAAGGTAAGTTAATTGTGGTGGTTCCAAAAAAGAATGCTGAAAACGTTTTATCAGCTATGAAATTACACCCAGTAGGAAAAGATGCTTGTATTATCGGCGAAGTTATTTCTTCACCTCCAGGTATAGTATTATTAAAAACAGCTTTTGGTGCTGAAAGAATTGTTGATATGTTAGTAGGCGACCAATTACCACGAATTTGTTAATAGATTTTATAGTATGCACGAATTTGGAATTACCCAAAATATAGTGGCAATTGTAACTGAAAATGCCAAAGGCGTAAAAGTGCAGCGAGTTTTATTAGAAATCGGCAAACTCTCAGCCATCATGCCAGATGCTATCCGATTTTGTTTTGATATTTGCACTCAAGGCACAGTTTTAGAAGGGGCGACATTAGAAATTTTGGAAATTCCTGGATTAGGGCGATGTCGCCAATGTGGTGCAGAAATTTATTTAGATAAACCATTTGGAATTTGTAATTGCGGTAGCGTGCAATTAGATTTAATTACTGGTGAAGAATTGAAAATTAAAGAAATAGAAATAGAGGAATTATGTGTGTAACCTGTGGTTGTTCTGATGATGGTGAAGTCAAAATTACAAATCTGGAAACAGATAAAGCTGAACATAATCATACTCACACTTTACCAGATGGAACTGTCATCACTCATTCCCACAATCATGATACTCATATAGAAGCGTCTCAAGTTCATGCCAAAATACACAATACAACGATATCCTTAGAACAGGATATTTTGGCAAAGAATAACCTGCTAGCTGCTCAAAATCGGGGATGGTTTAAAGGTCGAAATATTCTCGCTTTAAATTTAATGAGTTCTCCCGGTGCAGGTAAAACAACTCTTTTAACGCGAACCATTAATGATTTAAAGCAGCAATTATCTATTAGTGTCATTGAAGGCGACCAAGAAACTGCTAACGACGCCAAAAAAATTAAAGAAACTGGTTCTAAAGTCATCCAAATCAATACCGGAACGGGCTGTCATTTAGATGCATCAATGATAGACAGGGGTTTACAACAACTGAATCCGCCACTAAATTCAGTTGTGATGATTGAAAATGTCGGAAATTTGGTTTGTCCAGCCTTATTTGATTTAGGAGAACAGGCAAAAGTCGTGATTCTCTCTGTCACAGAAGGAGAAGATAAGCCGATAAAATACCCACACATGTTCCGTGCTAGTGATGTAATGATTATCACTAAAATTGATTTGCTACCTTATCTAGATTTTGATGTGCAAAAGTGCATAGAATATGCTGTACAGGTGAATCCTCAAATTCAGATTTTTCAGGTTTCGGCAATTACTGGTGCAGGGTTAGATAATTGGTATAAATGGGTAACTGGTTGTATTGTGAACCAGTAAGTTCAAATCGCTCAATATTGCTGTAGCTGAGTACAGGATTGCCAGTAAAGCGGCTGAAGATGGCATTTTGACCCTGGTATCCGACATCAACAGGAGTACCATTGTTCAACTGGCTGTAGTCGGCAACTAGAGTATCAGTGCCAGCGCCACCATCAACAATCCCATCTGTGTCAGTTCTTTAGGTTTCTAGCCCGATCGCGTCGATGGAGATAAGTTATGGAAAATTGAGGAGATAATTAAGTCGAATTCGTCTAAAAAATTAAGGTTGAAGCAGAGGACAAGATGATTGGTCGTTGAAGACGCGATGAATCGCGTCTCTACATGAGGGTTTTGTTGCTTATTCTGAACTGTATTGATATATAACTCTTTTGACCTGCACATCAATTGCATCGACCTGCACATCAATTGCATCGACCTGCACATCAATTGCATCGACCTGCATATCGATTGCATTGACCTGCATATCGATTGCATTGACCTGCATATCGATTGCATCGACCTGCACATCGATTGCATTGACCTGCACATCGATTGCATCGGCTATTGTTTGCGTAATTTCTGACTCAAATCTCGAAAGCACCTAAAGCTTTGAGGACATCTTTTTGAGCTGTCGTGATTCCTGTTACGCCTGTAATATTGGTTCCTTGATAAGGTCTGTCAGGATTGAGTGTTTTTAAACATTCACCCGTTTGGGCATCCCAAATCTGAATCGTCCCGTTTTGGCTGCCGCTAGCGATCGCAGCTCAATTTGATAACCTGCGATCGCGCGGATTCGCAGCAGTCACGATAAAATTGGCAAAGCATTGCGCCGTGGACATCACTACCTGCGCGAAACATCCTTTTATGACTCCCCCTTCTCGATTCCCAGACAATGCGAATTAGTTGCTTGGTCACAGACTTTATTTGACACAGAAGTGTTGATGGTGCTGAATACCAACGGCTTAGAAAATCGCGGTGCAGAAGTGACAGTAGATACTTACATGCATCCTCCAGACTCGACCATGACTTTTTTATACAAAAGTGATTGGAGTGATTCATATTTACGCTACCCACCGCGCGGACAAACTGTAGCTGTACAACATCATAACGACCTTCGCGCAACTGTACGAATTGATTTGCCTCCTTCAGGAATGGCGATTTTGGCGTAAGCAAACACCAGCATTTGGGCAAAGCTTTGGGATAAAAACCTGGTTTAAATTTATAAACTTTTACCATAAGCTTTGCCCAAGAATGAGTAAATATCTCGTTAGTTTATCACAGGTAAAATAGACGTGGGCTAAGTCACTATCCACTAACCCCAGAACCTACCATGAATCAAAAAACCTATCAACTTCCACTAACCTTCGAGCAAATTCTTAATCTTGTCCTACAATTACCAGCACAAGAACAAGAAGAACTCATTCAAGAAATAAAGAGAAATTCTCCAAAAAATAAAGATGAAGATTTACTTAGTGTTTTTGAAAGAATCGGCAGAAATGCTCAAGCCAAAGGACTAACCGAAGAAATGCTAGAAGAACTACTCGCCGATGAATCATAAACTAATTGTCATTGACACAAATGTTTTACTTAGTGCTGCCCTAAGTCCTGATGGAACAGCCCGTAAAGCTCTAGATAAAATCTATAAAGAATTCTTTATTGCTCAAAGCAATGAAACTTATCAAGAATTAAAGACACGAATTTACAAACGTAAGTTTGATAAATATATTTCAAATGAAGAACGGCAAGATTTTTTGGATGTAGTTAAAAAATACAGTAAATTTATAGAAATAAAATCTCAAGTAAACATTTGTAGAGATCCAGACGACAATAAATTTTTAGAACTTGCTAAAGATTCCAGCGCCGAGTTTCTGCTCACAGGAGATCAAGACCTTTTATCACTCAATATCCTAGCCGAATATCAAAACCAGATAATTACTCCCAGAGACTTTCTTGACCTTGGTTAATTTTTTTTGACGAACCGCCTTCTCTGCGAGACACTACGTGAACGGGCAGTGTCTCGTAGAGAAGGACGCAAAGAACGCAAAGGAAAAAATATTTAACTGAACTGTATTGGCTTAAATTAGGTAAGTATTAAAACTGTCTTGCTGTAAAAATTAACTTTATGTTCCAGTAAAAATACTATAGTCATTATGAATATTATTTTTTATATTTGTCTTGCATATTAAATATAAACTATAAAGAAACCTAAATTATACTTTATTATGTTTCATCTTATTTTCAGTTTTTTCAAATTATTATTTTCGTTATGGGAAAAAGTGCCCGATAGCCTCAAAAAAGAGATAATTGAGTTGATAGTTAAGGAATTTACAAAACTATTCCGTAATTACTACAGGCATTGGCACGAGAACAAAAATATTTAGTCAATATAATTTGAATAATATGGAAAATCATTCAGAAGGCTCTACCATTCAAAATAATCTAGAAAATCTTAATTTTGAAGATTTTTGGGAAGCAGATACAAAAATTCCAAATAACTCTGAAGATATTCATGTATCTACAATACAATCCTCTATTACTGCTGCTACTTTAATAGCTAGTGCACCTCTTGCAGCTACATTATTCGGACTGGATGATACACAAAGAAAAAGTGAAAAATTTAGCAAGGAAGTTTCAGAATATGCAACATCAAAAGAGGTCATATCTTCTTCAAGTAAAAAAATTGGTGAACCAAATGCAAGCGAGACGGAAGAAGATTTTATAGAAAGAGCAAGCAAGGTGCTTAGAGAAATTTTAAAGGAAAAATTTAAAATTTAACTAGTCTGTTAAACCGCCTTATTACGGTACTTACTCATCCCAAACACTTATTTTTGGGGAATAAAATTAAACATATACCATATTGAAACTCTTCCAAAATTGCAACACCCTGCACTTTAGGAGTACAAGGTGTAAGCAGCTATATTTTGTGTGATTCCCAGTTTCTATTTACCTCAAAGCCAATCTCGATAAGCTGATATTTCATTTACGCTGATTTCAAACGGCATCCCCTTGCCAAATGGCGGATAAACGCGGATTTTACCGTTGCTAGCAAACCGCTCTAACCTATTACCTAACTGGGCAATATTGCTGACTATATGCCAGTAAGATACTAAGTCAGGGCAGTCAACAATTAATGTTAGAATGCTAGCATTTGTTGTGAGATACCACTGACAATTAGACAACAAGACTCGCGTAATGCGATCGCAAGCTAGAAAAAAGCATCTGCCAGTAGACTGTTCTAGCTCCATTTGCAGCATTCCATCCTCTTTTGTTACCTCAGTGGGAGGTAAATCATCGGGAGGAAGCAAGTAAAGTTTAGAAGACATAATTTCGCACCTCTTGGTTGTAGCGCGTCAAACTCTCCAGGTTTTTTTGCATATCCGAAGCCGAGGGTTTGAGTGCTAACGTACCTAAATTTAATTCGTCCTGAAATTTCTTGATTTTGTCTCGACAAGTCTCCACATCACCAATAATTGAGTTCTCAATCAAATAATCTTCGTCGAAACAAATGTTTGTGCGATCGAATGGTTTTTGGTTGGGATTCGCACTATTCTGTAATAATTCAGCCGAATTAGCTGTCATTTTCTTGCTAAATTGGCGAATGAAAGGTAATGCCTCACTCACTGCCTCATCAAATGTTTTGCCAACATAAAAAAAGCGTGCCAGCACGAAATTTTCCGCACCACTAGAATTTAAGGCTCGATATTTAGCAACAGTATCCTTCAATCTCTGTAGGGAGAATGGCGGCCCACCCATCAAGCTGAAGGAATGTTTAGCAGCAAACTCGATACCATCATCGCCGCCAGTGGCAACATACACTGGTATTTGACTCTGCAATGGTTTTGGATAAATTGTTAAGCGATCGCATTGATAATACTTGCCATTAAATGATACATCAGTTTCATATAACAGCTTTTGAATCAGTGCGATCGCCTCTAGCATCCTGGGACGAGATTCACTTGGGAGTGTCGCAAAATGCTTGTTTTGTTGGGGAAAGGGGCCGCCTTTAGCAACCCCAAATAATAATCGTCCATTGCACAGGTTATCCAGAGTGGCGATATCTTCCGCTACCCGAATCGGGTTATGGAATGGCAGTAACACCGCCGCAGTGCCTAATTGGATAGTTGAAGTCAGCCCCGCCAAGTGTGCCATTAACAGCAACATAGAGGGGCTGAGATTGGATTCACTAAAATGATGTTCACTCACCCAGGCTGACTCAAAACCTAAACTTTCTGCCTGTTTTACTAGCGCGACTTGCTCAAAGATGGCACGATGAGCATCTTGGTGATGATTATCGTAATTGCAGAAAATTCCAGTTTTCATTACTTGCGTTAATACTTTGTGCTGGCTATTCTAGTGGTCGATAGGTTTGTAGTAAGCACTAAGCGTGCTTAAATATTTGAGGACTAAAGTCCCCACTACAAACACCTTTACTCCTCTCCATTAATGCGATCAAAGACTAATTTGCAACCCACTGTAACTCCAACCATAGACGTGGGTTATTGTGTTTGATGTTCGACATCGGATCGCGCAATAATCGTTTGGCATTCATGCAGACTACTTGTACTAGACCCATGTTGTCTGCTACTTCTCTGAGTATTTCTTTGTGGGCTTGCACACAGGAAATCATTTCGTCAGAGCAATAAATTCCTATATATTGCAAGCGTCTCGCAGGTCGTCCCCAGAAACAGGTAATGACTTTCACATAACACCCGTCTAGTAATTCTCCAACTTTTGGGTAGTATTCGTTGAGGACTCTTGTGAATTCTTTGGCTAAGATATCTTCAGCAATCATTGGAACTGATATTTCTGTAGCGTCCATCACGCTATTTAATATAACATAATTTTATCAATTAAACATGACAAAATAGCCTATTAAGGGACTTCCAGAAAATAAACTATTCCACTAGCAAGAATGATAATCATTTTAAAGGGGGGGGGAATGAAGGGGCTGCCGACGGCAGCCCCTTCATTCCCCTTTTGTAGTAATTTGAATAATGATGCTTGTTTTTGAGTGTGGTAACTGATGGACATAGTATTAACTGATTCTCTCAAAAAGTTGTTGATTGAAACTGTATCTGGATTAAAAGGTGCAGCAAAGCGCAAATTTATGGCACAGACAGTTCAGGGATTAGGTTTAGGAGGGCAAAGACTTGCACAATCAGAATTAGGATGGAATCGAGACACAATTCGCAAAGGAATAAGAGAATTAGAAAGTGGTATTACTTGTATTGATAACATGAGTGGCAAAGGGCGTTATAAAGCAGAAGAACACTTGCCAAATCTTTTAGAAGATATAAAAAATATAGTAGATTCGCAAAGTCAGACTGATCCTAGTTTTAAAAGTCAAAGACTATATAGCAGACTCAGTGCAGCCGAAGTCAGAAAGCAATTAATTGAAAAATATGGTTATAGTGATGAAAATTTACATACATCAGAAACAATTCGAGTCAAATTAAATAATTTAGGTTACAAGCTCAGAAGGGTAAAGAAAGTTCAACCTCAAAAAAAATCCCACAAACTGATGCCATCTTTGAGCAATTAGACCTAGTTAATATTGATGCTTCGGAAGATAAAAGTATTTTACGTCTAAGCATGGATGCAAAAGCTCGCGTTAAGATTGGCTCATTTGATCGCGGGGGTAAAAGCCGGGACGGAGCGAAAGCTGACGACCATGATTATAACCCAAAAACAACTGTAACTCCTTACGGTATATTTCTTCCAGAGCTTGATGAGCTATTTTTATACTTTACAGAATCGAAAGTTACAAGCGATTTTATTGTTGATATTTTAGAAGATTTTTGGTTATCAGAAAAGCATCGTTTTTCTGATATTCAAACCCTACTTCTCAATCAAGATAATGGGCCGCAGAATAGTTCACGGCGTACCCAATTTATGAAACGTATAGTAGAGTTTGCCCACAAGCATCAAGTAAATATACGTTTAGCTTATTATCCACCTTATCATAGTAAATATAATCCGATAGAAAGGACATGGGCAATACTAGAGAATCATTGGAATGGCAACATTTTAGATGAAGTGGAGACGGCTTTAAAGTTTGCTAGTACTATGAAATGGAAAGGAAATCAACCAGTAGTTAAGCTAGTACACAAAACTTATGAGAATGGGGTAAAACTTACAAAAAAAGCTATGGCTCAAATTGAAAAACAGATTGAGCGGTTAACCGATTCTACTCATGAAGTCTTCCCAAATTTAGGTAATTGGTTTATTGATATTTGTTGTAGTAAAACAAAAGTTATTTGATTTTAATAACAGCATTTATTTAGCTACAAAACATACTAATTTTACACTGTTTAACTTCAAAGCAGACGACAAGTGTATAGATTCTTCATGCATAGATGAGGGGGGGGGAAGGGGTTGCCTTCGGCAACCCCTTCCCCCCCCCCTTAAAATGATTATCATTCTTGAGAAAACCTGTCTCTTGTTTTTCTTGGAATAATTTATTCTTTGGAAGTCCCTTAGGCTTAAATAAAATATTAAATATTACAAAAAAAAGAGGCATACATTGTTTAGTATTACCTCAGATACGCGTAAAGCATCTTTATATTTAAATATAAAAGTATTGGTTTGAAAACCCTTAGTGCAGCACGGTGGAAACAAACATACCATTTTAAATGGCGCAAGAGTTTAGAATACAATCTTGCGTGACTTTTGACTTCCGCCTTGCGGTATTAGACTTGGCAAATGGAATTCGCAGTTATAAGAGACTTAACCCACCTGCGTAGGTTAAACCAGTTACAATACTTGTCGGGTTTTGGGGAAAAGGGAAAGGGGAAAGGGGAAATAAAAAACCTTTAACCTTTAACCTTTAACTTTTTCCCCAAACCAAATTTGAAAATTATGAATTCAAAGAAAATGCATTTAAATAGCATATCTTAATATTGAATTCTAAATTTTGTCTTTTTAATTATTATCGAGCATTGCGTTCACAAACTAAGACTTCTGCTACAATATCCGGCACATTTACAAAGTCCGTAAATCCTTCAGAGCCACGGATTGGTGATATAAATGTGTAGTTTGGATCACACACTCCATTGTCATATACTTGAATAAACCATCTATCGGGAAACCCTTCTACACCTAATTCTACAGTGTACCAACTCTCGCCAATCAGACGAGAGTTATATATTGTAAACCATTCCCGATTCTCTTCTGATATATTCCAATCTGCCATCAGCAGTTCTAAAGCTATTTGTCCCGCATCCGTTGAAGTCAACAGCATTTTTACTCCTTATTTGCGGCTTCAGTATTTGCAACTTCAGGATTGGAAACTTCCGGGTATAAACCCAGTTCTTTAGCTAGCTCACGCGCTACAAAAAATAAAAACTTAGCGCCATCTTGATTGCCTTCATGGGCAAACATAGTTGCTACTTGTAACATTGTCTCCACAAATCCAGAATCAATCAATTCTGGCTTACTTTCCAAAACTTCTGGTTCCTGACCATTAGGACATTTGAGTAGCTCATCAATCAGATTGAAATATAGTTGTTGGCGTTGCTCTGACATAGTAATTTTGTTGATTTTAGTGAGTTGTGAATTAGTTACTGTTCGATACTGTGCTGCCATAGCCTTTCCAACATTTCAACTTGTTCTTTTAAAACAGCAGCACGATGAACAAGATATCTGTCGTAAAAAAGAATCCCTAACCCAATACAAATAGGGGTTAGCAAGAAGAACCATTGTAGGATCGTGGCAAATTTATATTGTTCAGCAACAGTCAGCATTTGATGAATCACATTACGGTCAGAGGATTTGATGCTAGTCTGAGGGGAATGTGTACCCTCTGTCTGGGAAGCCAAGATAGGAGCATTTCTACTAGTCTTGTTAATTTCGCAGGCTAAGTTCTGGGATTTTACTAACTCCAAATGTCGTTCCCAAACTATGCCAAATACTACTAATCCTGGAGAAAGCACTACTAAGGTAACTACGCAAACTGTGAGAAGATTTAAAAGTTTGGCTTTCATTTCGGCTCTCCCCTGCTAGGTAGTATGCACTCAGCAAGAAAATATCTTTTGCTGTTTATCTTAAGTAGCTATATATTTCTACTTTTTAAACAGGTTTGATATTAAAATATGTGTAAATGGTAGTTTTACAATCGTTAGTTGCCAGTCATTTTTATAATTACCACTGACTACTAACCACTGAAAAGTTACCAACTTTTTCACAAAACGTAGGATTAATCAGTCAGAAATAATACCATTTTGGATTTTAGATTTTGGATTGAGAATCGCTTTTTATTTGCGGGTTCAATTAATCCATCTGTCTTAATCATTTTTCAAATTGGTATAACGCACTCAGATTCAGAGAATGTGATTTCATCTTCCTTTCAAAAGAGAGATTAAGAAGTCCCCCCTAGTTCACTAAGCTTTCGCTCAGGAATGTTGGGGGGTAGAGGGGAATCTCTGCGTAAATCCTATACGATTTATATCAGCCGCTCTCCACAAAACAGTTTACCCTAGCCCTGTTAAGATTATTAAATTCATTAGAATAGTACTCAAAGCCTGTAATCCCTGCCTGATAAGTCTTACAAAAATTAATTGGGGTATGGGTG from Nostoc commune NIES-4072 includes:
- the hypB gene encoding hydrogenase nickel incorporation protein HypB encodes the protein MCVTCGCSDDGEVKITNLETDKAEHNHTHTLPDGTVITHSHNHDTHIEASQVHAKIHNTTISLEQDILAKNNLLAAQNRGWFKGRNILALNLMSSPGAGKTTLLTRTINDLKQQLSISVIEGDQETANDAKKIKETGSKVIQINTGTGCHLDASMIDRGLQQLNPPLNSVVMIENVGNLVCPALFDLGEQAKVVILSVTEGEDKPIKYPHMFRASDVMIITKIDLLPYLDFDVQKCIEYAVQVNPQIQIFQVSAITGAGLDNWYKWVTGCIVNQ
- a CDS encoding putative toxin-antitoxin system toxin component, PIN family, with the protein product MNHKLIVIDTNVLLSAALSPDGTARKALDKIYKEFFIAQSNETYQELKTRIYKRKFDKYISNEERQDFLDVVKKYSKFIEIKSQVNICRDPDDNKFLELAKDSSAEFLLTGDQDLLSLNILAEYQNQIITPRDFLDLG
- a CDS encoding HypC/HybG/HupF family hydrogenase formation chaperone, whose protein sequence is MCLGIPGQIVEITNANHKLALVNIGGVKREVNIACIVDEQHPPEACIGDWVLVHVGFAMNRINEQEAAETLQLFQELAAAQAGINTCTNSV
- the hypD gene encoding hydrogenase formation protein HypD, with protein sequence MKYVDEFREPEKAEALRREIAKLCNQLEKPIKIMEVCGGHTHSIFKYGIEEILPQTIELIHGPGCPVCVMPKGRLDDAIAISQNHNVIFATFGDAMRVPGSKTTLLQARAQGADIRMVYSPLDSLQIAKDNPDKEVIFFALGFETTAPSTAFTILQAAAEEIHNFSMFSNHVLVIPALKALLDNPDLQLDGFVGPGHVSMVIGSDPYQFISQQYNKPIVISGFEPLDILQSIWMLLQQLVENRCEVENQYNRIVQKSGNTVALQAINKVFAIRDSFDWRGLGDIPYSGLKIKPEYAQFDAELKFTIPNLKVADHKACKCGEILKGVLKPWECKVFGTACTPETPIGTCMVSSEGACAAYYKYGRLSTIAKRTITQKPKITQEPLPACGFSSDL
- a CDS encoding LLM class flavin-dependent oxidoreductase; the encoded protein is MKTGIFCNYDNHHQDAHRAIFEQVALVKQAESLGFESAWVSEHHFSESNLSPSMLLLMAHLAGLTSTIQLGTAAVLLPFHNPIRVAEDIATLDNLCNGRLLFGVAKGGPFPQQNKHFATLPSESRPRMLEAIALIQKLLYETDVSFNGKYYQCDRLTIYPKPLQSQIPVYVATGGDDGIEFAAKHSFSLMGGPPFSLQRLKDTVAKYRALNSSGAENFVLARFFYVGKTFDEAVSEALPFIRQFSKKMTANSAELLQNSANPNQKPFDRTNICFDEDYLIENSIIGDVETCRDKIKKFQDELNLGTLALKPSASDMQKNLESLTRYNQEVRNYVF
- the hypE gene encoding hydrogenase expression/formation protein HypE; translation: MNISPTNPIQNPLFQKIEQVRRRQAKLQDTHITLAHGSGGKAMRDLIDEIFISNFDNPILSQLEDQASFNLTPLLQQGDRLAFTTDSYVVDPLFFPGSDIGELAINGTVNDLAVSGAKPLYLTCSVILEEGLPVETLRRVAASMKTAAEKAGIQIVTGDTKVVHRGAADKLFINTAGIGIIPRGVNISAQNIKPGDAIIINGEIGNHGTAILIARGELALDTNIESDCQPLHSLVETILHTCPQIHAMRDATRGGLATVLNEFALSSNVGIRLYEEFIPVREEVNGVCEILGLDPLYLANEGKLIVVVPKKNAENVLSAMKLHPVGKDACIIGEVISSPPGIVLLKTAFGAERIVDMLVGDQLPRIC
- a CDS encoding hydrogenase maturation nickel metallochaperone HypA/HybF is translated as MHEFGITQNIVAIVTENAKGVKVQRVLLEIGKLSAIMPDAIRFCFDICTQGTVLEGATLEILEIPGLGRCRQCGAEIYLDKPFGICNCGSVQLDLITGEELKIKEIEIEELCV